From Romeriopsis navalis LEGE 11480, a single genomic window includes:
- a CDS encoding ATP-binding protein translates to MLFNACTADLKSDPESVNFLLLHDRSGHCLSIHWANAEAQGIVLGQMVGQPLQDAAIRPVSLDNYLQRFDRVLHTGQPEHFECDFQRGTITERLALAMAPLQAPDQTTIGITVTGISLASNTVAPTHPHLDSRHANQLAWKIRQTLDLNTIWQQAVNGLGEDIQVCRCCIYSIDPKGQHVTIEAEYRQPDLPATLGTTLEIAQDQALAQALKRFRPTDLEAPNASITPHSPCVVAQEVDPETQKPSTRLIIATGYQDKPNGLIVLEQCDRPRRWAATEVAFVRELADQVGTAIAHATLFNELQKASTKAVRKQEALEEARQQAEEASRLKSEFLANTSHELRTPLNGLMGFLKLVLDGMADDQEEQDEFLREAFQLSEHLLEVLNDVLNLAKIEAGKMQIECSAVNLNELLQDIDRQQGPSAYHKDLSCEVQMPSTLDPVIVYGNFKCLKQVLINLAGNAIKFTHEGGITITTEIIRKKVAVHDREFPGVAMVKVADTGIGVSLEKQDRLFQSFSQIDGSLTRRYGGTGLGLAISQRLIEEMGGTINFYSLGEGLGSTVTFTIPLFQEPVINSG, encoded by the coding sequence ATGCTGTTTAATGCCTGCACTGCAGACTTAAAATCGGATCCGGAGTCAGTGAATTTCTTGCTGCTTCACGATCGTTCTGGCCATTGCCTCTCAATCCACTGGGCCAACGCTGAGGCACAAGGAATTGTGCTGGGGCAAATGGTTGGTCAGCCTTTACAGGACGCGGCGATCCGCCCCGTTAGCTTAGACAACTATTTACAACGATTTGATCGCGTCCTCCACACCGGACAGCCAGAACATTTCGAATGTGACTTTCAACGGGGCACGATTACTGAACGGCTCGCCCTGGCAATGGCACCACTCCAAGCACCGGATCAAACAACGATTGGGATCACGGTCACTGGCATCTCACTGGCAAGTAACACCGTTGCTCCCACCCACCCACATCTTGATTCGCGGCATGCGAATCAACTCGCCTGGAAAATCCGGCAGACCCTCGACCTGAACACGATTTGGCAACAAGCGGTCAATGGCCTCGGCGAAGATATTCAGGTCTGTCGTTGCTGTATTTATTCGATCGACCCGAAGGGGCAGCATGTCACGATCGAAGCAGAATATCGCCAACCCGACCTCCCAGCCACGCTCGGCACGACCCTGGAAATTGCGCAAGATCAGGCCCTCGCCCAAGCGCTCAAACGATTCCGGCCCACAGACCTAGAAGCACCCAACGCCTCGATCACTCCCCATAGTCCGTGCGTTGTCGCCCAAGAAGTCGATCCAGAGACTCAGAAACCCAGTACGCGCTTAATTATTGCCACCGGCTACCAAGACAAACCAAACGGTCTGATTGTGCTTGAGCAATGCGATCGCCCCCGCCGTTGGGCCGCTACCGAAGTGGCATTTGTGCGAGAACTAGCCGATCAAGTTGGCACCGCGATTGCCCATGCAACCTTATTCAATGAGCTGCAGAAAGCAAGTACTAAGGCCGTCCGCAAACAGGAAGCCCTAGAAGAAGCTCGACAACAGGCAGAAGAGGCTTCACGGCTCAAAAGTGAATTTTTAGCCAATACTTCACACGAACTACGCACCCCCCTAAATGGGCTGATGGGTTTTCTCAAACTAGTCCTTGACGGCATGGCCGACGACCAGGAAGAACAAGACGAATTTTTGCGGGAAGCCTTTCAGTTATCGGAGCATCTGCTCGAAGTCCTGAATGATGTGCTGAACTTGGCCAAGATCGAAGCGGGCAAAATGCAAATTGAATGCAGTGCCGTTAATCTGAATGAACTGCTCCAAGATATCGATCGTCAACAAGGCCCCTCAGCCTATCACAAAGATCTGAGCTGCGAAGTCCAAATGCCCTCGACCCTCGACCCAGTGATTGTCTATGGCAACTTTAAATGTCTCAAGCAGGTCTTGATCAATCTCGCCGGCAACGCGATCAAATTCACCCACGAAGGGGGGATTACGATTACCACCGAAATCATCCGGAAGAAAGTCGCTGTGCATGATCGGGAATTTCCTGGCGTCGCCATGGTCAAAGTTGCGGATACCGGAATTGGCGTTTCCCTAGAAAAGCAAGACCGGCTCTTCCAATCCTTTAGCCAAATTGATGGCTCTCTCACTCGACGCTACGGCGGCACTGGACTCGGGCTAGCCATTTCCCAACGACTAATTGAGGAAATGGGGGGCACGATTAACTTCTATAGCCTCGGCGAAGGCCTTGGATCCACAGTTACATTTACCATTCCGTTGTTTCAAGAACCGGTGATCAATTCGGGCTAA
- the lepA gene encoding translation elongation factor 4 produces MTDVPVQRIRNFSIIAHIDHGKSTLADRLLQETGTVESRDMKEQFLDSMDIERERGITIKLQAARMNYTAQDGEEYILNLIDTPGHVDFSYEVSRSLAACEGALLVVDASQGVEAQTLANVYLALENDLEVIPVLNKIDLPGAEPDRVAGEIEEVIGLDCTEAIQASAKAGIGIDAILESIVKDVPPPQDNVDKPLRALVFDSYYDAYRGVVVYFRVMDGTVKTGDKVRFMASGKEYVLDEVGVLAPNQVKVDALHAGEVGYLSASIKAVEDARVGDTITLATKPAKEPFPGYVEATPMVFCGLFPTDADQFPDLREALDKLRLNDAALQYEPETSSAMGFGFRCGFLGLLHMEIVQERLEREYNLDLITTAPSVVYRVTTIKDEVVLVDNPAHLPDVQHREKMEEPYVKMEVITPETYVGTLMELCQQRRGAFIDMKYLTPGRTTLVYEMPLAEVVTDFFDQMKSRSRGYASMEYQLIGYRVNNLVKLDVMINGDPVDPLATIVHRDKAYGVGRALAEKLKELIPRHQFKIPIQAAIGAKVIASEHIPALRKDVLAKCYGGDISRKKKLLQKQAKGKKRMKSIGTVDVPQAAFMAVLKIGSDS; encoded by the coding sequence ATGACCGACGTACCCGTTCAACGTATCCGTAACTTCTCGATCATCGCGCATATCGACCATGGTAAGTCTACCCTTGCTGATCGGTTGCTCCAGGAGACGGGCACTGTCGAATCGCGGGATATGAAGGAGCAGTTTCTCGACAGTATGGATATTGAGCGGGAACGGGGAATTACGATCAAGCTGCAGGCGGCCCGGATGAATTACACGGCCCAGGATGGGGAAGAGTACATCCTGAACTTGATCGATACGCCCGGACATGTGGACTTTTCCTATGAAGTTTCGCGCTCATTGGCCGCCTGTGAAGGTGCTTTGCTCGTGGTTGATGCCTCGCAAGGCGTGGAGGCCCAAACCTTGGCCAATGTATATCTCGCTTTAGAGAATGATCTAGAGGTGATTCCGGTATTAAATAAAATTGATTTGCCCGGCGCTGAACCCGATCGGGTGGCGGGTGAAATTGAGGAAGTAATTGGTCTGGACTGTACCGAGGCGATTCAAGCATCGGCGAAAGCGGGGATCGGCATTGATGCGATTTTAGAGTCGATTGTCAAAGATGTCCCGCCGCCTCAGGACAATGTGGATAAGCCATTGCGGGCTTTGGTATTTGACAGCTATTACGATGCTTATCGTGGGGTCGTCGTCTATTTTCGGGTGATGGATGGCACGGTCAAGACCGGCGATAAGGTGCGGTTTATGGCTTCGGGTAAAGAATACGTGCTGGATGAGGTCGGTGTGCTGGCCCCGAATCAAGTCAAGGTTGATGCGCTACATGCAGGCGAAGTGGGTTACTTATCGGCTTCGATTAAGGCGGTGGAAGACGCCCGTGTGGGTGACACGATCACCTTGGCTACCAAGCCGGCTAAGGAGCCATTCCCCGGCTATGTGGAAGCGACCCCGATGGTTTTTTGTGGTCTGTTTCCCACAGATGCGGATCAATTTCCTGATTTGCGCGAGGCCCTCGATAAGTTGCGTCTGAATGATGCGGCATTGCAGTACGAACCGGAAACTTCCAGTGCAATGGGCTTTGGATTCCGCTGTGGCTTCCTCGGTCTGCTGCATATGGAGATCGTGCAGGAGCGTTTGGAGCGGGAATATAATTTGGATTTGATTACAACGGCGCCATCGGTGGTTTATCGGGTCACGACGATTAAGGATGAAGTCGTGCTGGTGGATAATCCGGCCCACCTCCCCGATGTGCAACATCGGGAGAAAATGGAAGAGCCCTACGTCAAGATGGAAGTGATTACACCTGAGACTTATGTGGGCACGCTGATGGAGTTATGTCAGCAGCGGCGTGGGGCGTTTATTGACATGAAATATTTGACACCGGGCCGGACGACTTTAGTTTATGAAATGCCTTTGGCGGAGGTCGTGACGGATTTCTTTGATCAGATGAAGTCGCGTTCGCGGGGGTATGCCAGCATGGAATATCAGCTAATTGGCTACCGCGTTAATAACTTGGTGAAGTTGGATGTAATGATTAATGGTGATCCGGTTGATCCGTTGGCGACGATCGTGCATCGCGATAAAGCCTATGGAGTCGGACGGGCGTTAGCGGAGAAGCTGAAAGAGCTGATTCCACGGCATCAGTTCAAGATTCCGATTCAAGCCGCGATCGGAGCGAAGGTGATTGCCAGTGAACATATTCCCGCTTTGCGCAAGGACGTCTTGGCCAAGTGCTACGGGGGCGATATCTCCCGGAAGAAAAAGTTATTGCAGAAACAGGCGAAAGGTAAAAAACGGATGAAGTCGATCGGCACAGTTGACGTACCGCAAGCGGCATTTATGGCCGTGTTGAAGATCGGTTCCGATTCCTAG
- a CDS encoding UDP-glucuronic acid decarboxylase family protein codes for MRILVTGGAGFIGSHLIDRLMNQGHEVICLDNFYTGTKRNIEHWIGNPYFELVRHDITEPIRLEVDQIYHLACPASPVHYQSNPVKTIKTNVMGTLNMLGLAKRVNARFLLASTSEVYGDPEVHPQPEEYRGNVNPIGIRSCYDEGKRVAETLAFDYHRQNQVDIRVMRIFNTYGPRMLENDGRVVSNLIVQALKGIPLTIYGDGSQTRSFCYVSDLVEGMMRLMNGDQIGPINIGNPGEYTILELAKTIQEMINPDTDLKFEPLPQDDPLRRKPDITKAKQYLDWEPTIALQEGLTKTIEDFRKRVEISAAEAALSAK; via the coding sequence ATGCGAATTCTTGTGACAGGTGGCGCAGGCTTTATCGGCTCTCACCTCATTGATCGGTTGATGAACCAGGGGCATGAAGTCATCTGCTTGGATAACTTTTATACCGGAACAAAGCGCAATATTGAGCATTGGATAGGCAATCCGTATTTTGAGTTGGTACGCCACGACATCACTGAGCCAATTCGCTTAGAAGTTGATCAAATTTATCATTTAGCTTGTCCGGCTTCCCCGGTTCACTATCAGTCCAATCCGGTCAAGACGATCAAGACCAATGTGATGGGCACGCTGAACATGTTGGGCTTGGCCAAGCGCGTTAACGCGCGCTTCTTGTTAGCTTCGACCTCCGAAGTTTATGGGGACCCGGAAGTTCACCCGCAGCCAGAAGAGTATCGTGGCAATGTTAATCCGATCGGAATTCGGAGCTGTTATGACGAAGGCAAGCGGGTCGCTGAAACCTTAGCATTTGATTACCACCGACAAAACCAGGTGGATATTCGCGTGATGCGGATTTTTAATACCTATGGTCCACGGATGTTGGAAAACGATGGCCGCGTTGTCAGTAACCTTATCGTGCAAGCACTGAAAGGAATTCCGCTCACAATCTACGGTGACGGTTCACAAACCCGCAGCTTCTGCTATGTGTCTGACTTGGTCGAAGGCATGATGCGGTTAATGAATGGCGACCAAATTGGGCCGATTAATATTGGTAATCCCGGGGAGTACACCATCCTCGAACTGGCGAAAACGATTCAGGAAATGATCAATCCGGATACGGATCTGAAATTTGAGCCGTTGCCGCAGGATGACCCATTGCGCCGTAAGCCAGATATTACAAAAGCCAAACAGTATTTGGATTGGGAGCCGACGATTGCCTTGCAAGAGGGCCTCACCAAAACGATTGAAGATTTCCGGAAACGGGTTGAGATTTCGGCGGCGGAAGCAGCTCTCTCGGCCAAGTAG
- a CDS encoding UDP-glucose dehydrogenase family protein — protein sequence MRVCVIGTGYVGLVTGACLAHIGHEVICVDNNEAKVKLMQSGQSPIFEPGLSEIMQDAIQANRLTFTADLSAGVEHGEVLYIAVGTPALPSGDSDTRYVEAVARGIGGCLNGGYKVVVNKSTVPIGSGDWVRMLILDGIAERQAEAVGAGSVATRPSEPEFDVISNPEFLREGSAVLDTFNPDRIVLGGNSDRAINMMKDLYAPIISREFASDKSAASVPVVTTDLSSAEMIKYAANAFLATKISFINEVANICDRVGADVTQVAKGIGLDSRIGSKFLNAGLGWGGSCFPKDVSALIHTADDYGYEAQLMKAAVEVNQRQRSITLEKLQQVLKILKGKTVGLLGLTFKPDTDDLRDAPALVLIENLTRLGAKVKAYDPIISQSGMRHGLSDVLVETDPERLADGCDALVLVTEWEEFLKLDYKKMADLMDSPILIDGRNFLDQPSLESFGFRYVGIGR from the coding sequence ATGCGCGTCTGTGTAATCGGAACTGGGTATGTCGGATTGGTGACGGGTGCTTGTTTGGCCCATATTGGCCATGAAGTGATCTGCGTTGATAATAACGAAGCTAAAGTTAAGCTGATGCAATCCGGTCAGTCGCCGATTTTTGAGCCAGGCTTGTCGGAAATCATGCAGGATGCGATTCAAGCCAATCGCTTGACCTTTACTGCTGACTTGTCCGCCGGTGTTGAGCATGGCGAAGTTTTGTATATTGCCGTGGGTACACCCGCATTGCCAAGCGGTGACAGTGATACACGTTATGTTGAAGCCGTCGCCCGTGGCATTGGTGGTTGCCTCAACGGTGGTTATAAAGTTGTGGTCAACAAATCGACTGTGCCCATTGGTTCCGGCGATTGGGTGCGGATGCTGATTCTCGATGGTATTGCTGAGCGTCAGGCAGAAGCCGTTGGGGCTGGCAGTGTGGCAACGCGACCATCGGAGCCAGAGTTCGATGTGATCAGCAACCCCGAATTCCTGCGTGAAGGTTCGGCGGTCCTCGATACGTTTAACCCCGATCGCATTGTGCTGGGTGGGAACAGCGATCGGGCGATCAACATGATGAAAGATTTGTACGCCCCAATTATTTCCCGTGAGTTTGCGTCGGATAAATCGGCGGCATCCGTGCCCGTTGTGACCACTGATCTGAGTTCCGCTGAGATGATCAAATATGCGGCTAACGCGTTTTTGGCAACTAAGATTAGCTTTATCAACGAAGTTGCGAATATCTGCGATCGTGTTGGTGCTGATGTCACGCAGGTGGCGAAAGGCATTGGCCTGGATTCTCGCATTGGTAGTAAGTTCCTCAATGCTGGCCTGGGTTGGGGGGGATCTTGCTTCCCGAAGGATGTATCAGCACTGATTCACACTGCGGATGATTATGGATATGAAGCGCAGTTGATGAAAGCGGCGGTTGAAGTCAATCAACGTCAACGCAGTATTACCTTGGAGAAGCTACAGCAAGTTCTCAAGATCTTGAAAGGTAAGACGGTTGGTTTATTGGGGTTGACCTTCAAACCGGATACCGATGACCTGCGTGATGCCCCAGCATTAGTTTTAATCGAGAATTTGACTCGTCTGGGTGCGAAGGTAAAAGCCTATGACCCGATTATTTCTCAGAGTGGCATGCGTCATGGGTTATCTGATGTCTTGGTCGAAACTGATCCTGAGCGTTTAGCGGATGGCTGTGATGCTTTGGTGTTAGTCACTGAGTGGGAAGAGTTCTTGAAACTGGATTATAAAAAAATGGCAGATTTGATGGATTCCCCCATCTTGATTGATGGTCGGAACTTCCTTGATCAGCCGTCCTTAGAATCCTTTGGCTTCCGCTATGTAGGGATTGGCCGTTAA
- a CDS encoding metal-binding protein: MPSGRTHDSITLWCLPVLAFLGWWMTQDGLLVLILCGCFLFSGLMFGPDLDIYSQQYQRWGVIKWVWLPYRRSMSHRSVLSHGVVIGTVLRVAYVTTLVLLSTVSIYFVWSIWQQLLGNISYWQALFQPWLDGHLTGLSRSLQRDLHLWIAGFVGLELGSISHSLSDTVWSSIKRYRRQQMPRGKKKSAKSRKKRRR, from the coding sequence ATGCCTTCTGGTCGGACTCATGACAGTATTACGCTCTGGTGTTTGCCGGTGTTGGCCTTCCTGGGCTGGTGGATGACGCAGGATGGGCTGTTGGTGCTAATTTTGTGTGGTTGTTTTCTCTTTAGTGGCCTGATGTTTGGGCCTGATTTAGATATTTATTCGCAGCAATACCAGCGCTGGGGTGTGATTAAGTGGGTTTGGTTGCCCTATCGGCGCAGTATGAGTCATCGATCGGTACTATCCCATGGTGTGGTGATCGGTACGGTGCTGCGGGTTGCCTATGTCACGACGTTAGTTTTGTTGTCGACGGTCAGTATCTATTTTGTCTGGTCAATTTGGCAGCAGCTTTTGGGCAATATCAGCTACTGGCAAGCCTTGTTTCAGCCTTGGTTGGATGGTCATCTAACGGGTCTTTCGCGATCGTTACAGCGTGACCTGCATTTGTGGATTGCGGGATTTGTGGGCTTGGAGTTGGGTTCGATTAGCCATAGTCTGAGCGATACGGTTTGGTCGTCAATCAAGCGTTATCGCCGTCAGCAGATGCCGAGGGGCAAAAAGAAGTCGGCAAAGTCCCGAAAAAAGCGGCGGCGCTAA
- the mazG gene encoding nucleoside triphosphate pyrophosphohydrolase encodes MPIQPDFPASEAGTLKALQQLIEVVAKLRNPDGGCPWDLAQTARSLTPYIIEEAYETVHAIQSGDQSEIAEELGDLLLQVILQAQVAQDEQQFDLAFVVQQITEKMIRRHPHVFGDMVVADADAVNQNWEAIKAKEKGLDQNAQTLSEKLGHKAKSLPALEAGMKISQKAAKAGFEWENIDGVWDKFYEELDEFRHALKHETSAEQTAEFGDLMFSLLQLARWTGIDPSEALAGTNQRFIQRLQKMEQFADRPLETYCLEELETLWQQAKQKLGQGSSDV; translated from the coding sequence ATGCCAATTCAGCCTGATTTCCCTGCCTCTGAAGCGGGCACTTTAAAAGCCTTGCAGCAGCTGATTGAAGTGGTGGCCAAGCTCCGGAATCCGGATGGTGGGTGTCCTTGGGATCTAGCTCAGACAGCGCGATCGTTAACGCCATATATTATCGAAGAAGCCTACGAAACGGTGCATGCGATTCAAAGTGGGGATCAATCGGAAATTGCCGAAGAATTAGGGGATCTGCTACTACAAGTGATTTTGCAGGCGCAGGTGGCGCAGGATGAGCAGCAGTTTGATTTAGCGTTCGTCGTACAGCAAATTACGGAAAAAATGATTCGGCGACATCCCCACGTATTTGGTGATATGGTCGTTGCCGATGCTGATGCCGTGAATCAGAATTGGGAGGCGATTAAAGCGAAGGAAAAAGGCCTCGATCAAAATGCTCAGACTTTGTCCGAGAAGCTCGGTCATAAGGCGAAGTCTTTACCCGCCTTAGAAGCTGGTATGAAAATCTCTCAGAAAGCCGCTAAAGCCGGATTCGAATGGGAGAACATTGATGGCGTTTGGGATAAGTTCTATGAGGAACTCGATGAATTCCGACATGCGCTGAAACATGAAACGTCCGCTGAGCAGACCGCTGAATTTGGTGATTTGATGTTTAGCTTGTTGCAACTTGCGCGCTGGACCGGTATTGATCCGAGTGAAGCACTGGCTGGGACAAATCAACGATTTATCCAGCGGTTACAGAAAATGGAACAATTTGCCGATCGACCGCTAGAAACCTACTGCCTCGAAGAGCTAGAAACACTATGGCAGCAGGCCAAGCAAAAACTGGGACAAGGTTCATCGGACGTCTGA
- a CDS encoding DUF3611 family protein: protein MQEERFEESGISPALRKSSLMLRRFSWLNFWIQIILGLVALLMTLFTVGRNVFGQGETGAPRAAGLTETSVLLFLSLAVQIYMAFRAFQCVQTGRRLRQEDPNQRPRKGQTIDFLWRTTLFTFGGLGLAILSAQAVGGILLGRSFASIGAPYSPALAVQVIEPLDIFLVLANVHVITAHSLGLAITLFLLNRLDR, encoded by the coding sequence ATGCAAGAAGAGCGATTTGAAGAGAGCGGGATTTCTCCCGCATTGCGTAAAAGTTCGCTGATGCTGCGGCGCTTCAGCTGGCTAAATTTCTGGATTCAGATAATCCTCGGATTAGTCGCACTCCTCATGACACTCTTTACCGTCGGTCGCAACGTATTCGGTCAAGGCGAAACTGGCGCACCCCGCGCAGCTGGATTAACCGAAACGAGCGTTCTGTTATTTCTCAGCCTGGCGGTCCAAATCTACATGGCATTTCGCGCCTTTCAGTGCGTGCAAACGGGACGCCGACTCCGTCAGGAGGACCCGAACCAACGCCCACGCAAGGGCCAAACGATCGATTTTCTCTGGCGCACGACACTCTTTACCTTCGGTGGCCTGGGATTAGCAATTCTGTCCGCCCAAGCCGTCGGTGGGATCTTGCTGGGTCGGTCATTCGCTTCCATTGGTGCGCCCTATAGCCCCGCGCTCGCCGTCCAAGTCATCGAGCCCTTGGATATTTTCCTCGTTCTCGCGAATGTGCATGTTATTACGGCCCATTCACTCGGATTAGCAATCACCTTATTTCTACTCAACCGGCTCGATCGCTAA
- a CDS encoding response regulator, which translates to MLTNESIGDDIVKIVIVEDDPMMQLGLEQSLQDYPHFQIVAQAEDGLRGVEAVLRHRPEVVIMDIGLPRKDGIQATKEIKQALPQVRVVMLTSHTSDTEIVAALSSGADAYCIKGANIDLLINAIAAACEGAVYLDPQIARKVLDHLRPPPPEAENIGHLSPREMDVLQLLVQGLSNAEIAAELFLSPNTIKTHLRGVMNKLAVDDRVQAAVVALRAGLV; encoded by the coding sequence ATGCTGACGAACGAATCAATTGGCGATGATATCGTCAAAATTGTGATTGTTGAAGATGACCCGATGATGCAGTTGGGGTTGGAGCAATCCCTACAGGACTATCCACATTTTCAGATTGTTGCTCAGGCCGAAGATGGCCTCCGGGGCGTTGAAGCGGTGCTGCGTCATCGCCCGGAGGTCGTGATTATGGACATTGGACTGCCGCGTAAAGATGGTATTCAAGCGACGAAAGAAATTAAGCAAGCCTTGCCCCAAGTGCGGGTAGTGATGTTGACCTCCCACACCTCAGATACAGAAATTGTGGCGGCATTATCCAGTGGTGCGGATGCTTACTGTATTAAAGGGGCAAATATTGATCTGTTGATTAATGCGATCGCGGCGGCCTGCGAGGGTGCGGTGTATCTTGATCCTCAAATTGCCCGAAAAGTTTTAGATCATTTACGTCCGCCCCCCCCAGAGGCCGAGAATATTGGGCATTTGTCACCGCGGGAAATGGATGTTTTGCAACTACTGGTGCAAGGCTTGAGTAATGCGGAAATTGCGGCAGAATTGTTTTTGAGCCCGAATACGATCAAAACTCATTTGCGCGGTGTCATGAATAAGCTGGCGGTTGACGATCGGGTCCAAGCTGCTGTCGTCGCCTTACGGGCGGGATTAGTCTAA
- a CDS encoding PadR family transcriptional regulator, giving the protein MKFEDIYQFFKDPPPFYLNKELAVCYVLSVLLRNDSYGTELINLLETEYPFYRLSDTVLYSALKFLEDQDMVTGYWKKVEGRGRPRRMYQIREEMMDQARDLARLWQSYAVEKERTVVR; this is encoded by the coding sequence ATGAAATTTGAGGATATCTACCAGTTCTTTAAGGATCCACCACCTTTTTACCTCAACAAAGAATTGGCAGTTTGTTACGTTCTGTCAGTGTTATTGCGAAATGACTCCTACGGTACGGAGTTGATCAATTTGTTGGAGACAGAATATCCGTTCTATCGTTTGTCTGATACGGTTCTGTATAGTGCCTTGAAATTTCTCGAAGATCAGGACATGGTAACGGGCTATTGGAAGAAGGTGGAAGGACGGGGTCGTCCTCGGCGGATGTACCAGATTCGCGAGGAAATGATGGATCAAGCTCGCGACTTGGCCCGTTTGTGGCAGAGCTATGCCGTAGAAAAAGAGCGCACAGTGGTGCGTTAA
- a CDS encoding cofactor assembly of complex C subunit B: MDNSVLNSTLFLTLLMVVGMLFFIRAAAKDRTQIVTLGSEQDGDQLLAALKQYFVDRSYQVDAIDAVRNQVLLSGQVRASVFLAVFLSLMAGVGALCLGLILTVSLPDVPYLWAVFLGFAPLAGWLYWRKASRVEQVSFRLDETQQPTVGSWLRVKAHRDEVEALQEALNLQVVDNDVIAD; encoded by the coding sequence ATGGATAACTCTGTCCTGAATTCCACCCTTTTCCTCACCTTGCTCATGGTGGTGGGCATGCTATTTTTCATTCGTGCGGCGGCCAAGGATCGCACACAGATTGTGACACTGGGTTCGGAGCAAGACGGTGATCAGCTTTTGGCGGCGTTAAAACAATATTTCGTTGATCGATCCTATCAAGTTGATGCGATTGATGCGGTGCGTAATCAGGTTTTGTTGTCTGGTCAAGTGCGAGCCAGCGTTTTCCTCGCTGTGTTTTTATCATTGATGGCGGGTGTTGGCGCGTTATGTTTGGGCTTGATCTTGACCGTATCGTTGCCGGATGTCCCTTATCTGTGGGCGGTCTTTTTGGGTTTTGCGCCCCTCGCCGGTTGGTTATATTGGCGTAAAGCGAGTCGTGTTGAGCAGGTTTCGTTCCGACTTGATGAGACTCAACAGCCAACCGTTGGCAGCTGGTTGAGAGTAAAAGCGCATCGGGATGAAGTGGAAGCCTTACAAGAAGCACTGAATTTGCAAGTAGTAGATAATGATGTCATCGCGGATTAG
- a CDS encoding DUF3155 domain-containing protein, translating into MARRRKRKSRRRQEGRKILESIPQFSIDCGEDKPVTAARKFIHDQGVLPPALLLVKRNEHTTDRYFWAEKGLFGAQYVEENHFLFPSLRQPEEDEAVLV; encoded by the coding sequence TTGGCACGGAGACGTAAGCGTAAGAGTCGGCGGCGGCAAGAAGGACGAAAGATCCTCGAAAGCATTCCCCAGTTTAGCATTGATTGCGGCGAGGATAAGCCAGTCACTGCAGCTCGGAAGTTTATCCACGATCAGGGGGTTCTACCACCTGCACTTTTGTTGGTGAAACGCAACGAGCATACAACTGATCGATATTTTTGGGCTGAGAAAGGTCTGTTCGGCGCCCAATATGTAGAAGAGAATCACTTCCTCTTTCCCAGCTTGAGGCAGCCGGAAGAAGATGAGGCAGTACTGGTTTAA